The nucleotide sequence TAACTCTTCTCCAACTCGATGAGGTGAGCCTCGTCTTCAGCCCGCAAGCGCTCGAGATTGACCGGGTGCAGAAGGATGCGGAGGAAGAGAGGTTCCTCGCTGGCACCGGAACTGCGCGAATGACGTGAAACGCTGACGATCCGCCGCTGGATTTCCACACTGATGGAGCGAGCAGACTTCACAATCCCCCGACCGCTGCAGTAAGGGCAAGAGGTGTAGATTCCACTCGAGTGGCTTTCCTTATGCCGCTGGCGGCTCATCTGGAGAAGGCCCAGCTGGGAGATCGGCAGGACATGGCTCTTGGCCGCATCGCGGGACATCTCCTGACGCATCTTCTGGTAGACCGCGTTGCGATCCCGCTTCTGCTTCATGTCGATGAAGTCGATGATGATCAACCCCCCGATGTTGCGGAGGCGGATCTGACGCGCGACCTCGGCTGCCGCTTCCAGATTGGCACGAACGATGAAGTCTTTCCCATCTTTCGAGCCTCCCTTGTGGCCACCGGTGTTCACGTCGACAGAGACGAGGGCTTCCGTTTCCTCAATGACGATTTCCCCGCCGCTGGGCAGAGGGACCTTGCGCATGAAGGTCTGCTCGATCTGGCGTTCCACGTTGAAGCGCTCGAAGATCGGAATGTTCTCCTTGAAGATGGCAATCTTCGCCTTGGAGCGGCTGGAGATCTGACCGACCAATCCGAGCATCCGCTGGTGATCCTCAGGATCGTCGATAATGACTCGGTCGATGTCCTCGGTGAGGAAGTCGCGCACCGTCCGCTCGACGAGATCCGGCTCGCGGTAGAGGCAAACCGGCTTTTTCGAGGAGGCGATCTTTTCCTGGATCTCTTCCCACTTGCGGAGGAGGAGATGCAAGTCGCGCACAAAATAGCGGGCCTTCTTGCCTTCGCCGGCCGTCCGCATGATCACGCCCATCCCTTCCGGAATCGTGAGATCGCGGAGGATCTTCTTCAAACGCCCGCGTTCGCCCTTGTCAGCGATCTTACGGGAAATCCCGCACTGTCCCGAGAACGGCATGAGGACGATAAAGCGCCCGGGCAAAGCGATATTCGTGGTCGTCCGGGGGCCCTTGCTTCCGATGGTGGCCTTGGTCACCTGGACCACGATCTCGGATCCAACCGGATACTTTTTCGGGATGTCCTTAACGGTGATCTTTTCCGGCTGCTTCTCGCCTCCCTTACCGTCCTTTTCCTTGTTCTTGTTGTCGCGAACAATCTCGATCGTGTTGTCGTTGGCAGCCGGGAGAATGTCCCAGTAGTGCAAGAAAGCGTTCTTGGGTTCGCCGATGTCGACGAAGGCCGCTTTCAGACCTGGCTCCAGATTCTGGATCTTGCCCTTGTAGATCGTACCGACCATCCGGTCGTCGCCCTGGCGCTCGACTTCGAACTTTTCGAGAACGCCGTTGCGCAGGAGTGCGACACGGGTTTCGAGTGGCTCGGAGTTGATGACGAGTTCGGCGAAGTCCTTCTTTTCCTTACGCAGGGCCCGAACGATGCGGGTGACCATGGGTTGCTTTTTCGAACGCTTGGCAGCGTCCTCCTTCAGCTGATCTTCAGGGATCGTTTCAACCGGCTTCTCAACCGGTGGCTTTTCCAGCTCTTCGCGATGGATGTCTACTTCTTCTTCGGGTTCATTCGCTTTGGAAGTGGGGGATTCTTGTGATGAGTCCATGAGTTTTTCCTATATTCGGGTGTATTGTCATGGAGGACTCCCTTCCCTCTGTGCGTTCCCGTGTCCCGGGAAATCTTCTATGCCAGACCTTCACGAAAAATCCTTTCGAAATCGGTAAACGGACTGGACGAGACCTTGGAGAACGCAACAGCTCAAAAGAAAAGAGCCTCCGTAAGTCATAAACGGAAGCGGCAGCCCAGTGACCGGCGTCAGACCCATCGTCATTCCCACATTAATAAAAACATGGACCAACAAAAGAACACTGACCCCCACGGCGAGCAACATCCCGAACCGGTCCCGGGATAACCCCGCAACACGAAATCCGTTCAGAATGATCACCGCATAGAGCACTAAAGCTAACGTACTTCCGACAAAACCTTTCTCCTCCGCGAGAACCGCGAAGATGAAATCATTATGAGCTACCGCTGGTGGCAGGTAGCCGAGAAGTGCCTGGGTGCCGAGGCCCCAGCCCTTCCCAAAAAGTCCACCTGATCCGATCGAGATCAGGGATTGATTCACGTTCCAACTATCGCCGATCCCACGGGGGTCGACGAGTTCAGGAACCACAAAAGAGAGAATGCGATCCCGCTGATAATCGTGCATCGGCAGGATGGAGAGCTCGTCGTAATCCGGACGGCTCTCATCGGCGAGAAGCTCAGGCTCCGCCGCATAAGAATACTGGTAATACTGATAGCAATCGAAGGCCACCACCGAAAGGAGCAGCGCAAAGATGGCAAAGGAGACGTAAAAAAATCGATCCGAGAGCTTCGACACGTAGAGGAGCCCAAACACAAGCGGGGGAAAGACCAGCGTCGACCCAAGGTCCGGCTGGAGAAAGATCAGCCCCATGGGCAAGACCGCGATTCCAGCAACCTTGAAAAGCGTCTGCAGGGAATTCCGAAAACTACCGATACGCGAACGGGCCAGCACGCTCGCAATCATGATCAGTACCGAGATCTTGGCGAGCTCCGAGGGCTGGAGATTGAAAAACCCCAGGTCGATCCATCGCCGCGAACCGTAAATCTCCACCCCGAGCGGCGTTTCCACCAAGACGAGAAGGAAAACACTCCCCGCGTAAAACCAGTGGGCCTTTTCGAGAAGGATCTTGTAATTGATCAGCGAAACGAAAGCATACACTCCAATCCCTAAGACAACCCAGATGATCTGCATCTTCCAAAGCCCGCCACCCGTATACGCTTGGGCAGACCGGATGAAACACACACCCGCCAATGCTAATATTAGCATCGCCACGGGGGTCACCGGGTCAAACCGCCTTTCGACGGCCGCGCCTTCCCATTCCGAGGGTCGACTCGCTGCGCTCTCGTTTACCACTGGTTGCCCAAAACAATGAATTAGTACAGGAAATTTCGAAATGAACAAGGAAGAAGAATTCCCAAATCCCAAAACTCCAAGTACCAAGCCGGAAAAGGCTTACAAAAACCTGTCTTTTCTCAACAGCCCGGCGGCCCGGCCGATCCGCGTTCTCTGCGAACTGGCTGAACCAGGAATGCGCCTCGACGCTGCGGATGTTCGCAATACGATCGTGTTTTTCGGATCAGCGCGCAATCCGGCCCCGGAACAAGCGGAGAAGCTCCTCGAGGAAACGCAGTCCCGCGACTCAGGACCTGCCCTCTCCGAAGAGGCCCAGCAACAGGTCGAAGCCCGGCGACGCCAGATCCAGCGAGCGGCGAAATACTACCGCATCGCCCTCGATCTCTCGCGCAAGCTCACGGAGTGGTCCCTCCAACAGGAGGATGCCGACAAGCAGTTCTACATCTGCTCCGGCGGTGGACCGGGAATCATGGAAGCCGCCAACCGCGGCGCCAAGGAAGCGGGCGGCAAATCGATCGGCCTCGGGATCAGCCTCCCCTTCGAGCAAGGCATCAATGCTTACTGCGATCCGGAGCTCAGCTTCGATTTTCACTATTTCTTCCTCCGAAAATACTGGTTCCTCTTCCACGCCAAGGCCCTCGTCGTCTTTCCGGGTGGTTTCGGCACCTTTGACGAGCTCTTTGAGATGCTCACTCTGATTCAGACGCAGAAAACGAAGAAACACATCCGCATCCTCTTGATGGGCAGAGAATTCTGGGAGAACACCATCAATTTCTCAAACCTGGTCGAGTGGGGAACCATCTCTCCCGAGGACGTACGCCTCTTCCAAATCATCGATGACGTTGAGGAAGCCTACGACCTCCTCATCGAACCCTTCGCCAGCGGTCAAGTCACCCCCGGCGGCGACCCTCATATGATGCCGGAGTAAGGGATCTGCTCTTCAACAGGGGATTGGGACCATGGGCAACGCGGACTCTGTCCGCGCTAGGCCCGGTTTGGCCTCAACCTCATTTCATAGAATCCGAAATCCACGGCTTTTTTGAACAGAAGCCAACACAGCCCGGCGATCCCCCAAGATAGAGGTAAGAAAACCACAAGCAGCCAAGGCTCGAAAAAAGCGCTGATCAGAGTCCCCAAGAAGATGACGATCAGGGAAAAGACGAAGCCACAATTTCCTATCCCGAGAACAAAACCCCATCGACGTCCAGTCAGCCGATAGCCCGATTGTTTGGCGATCACCGCGCCTACGGGCAGAAGCCCCATCCAGGAAAGATAGGCTCCGAAGCACCGCAGGTAAATTCCATCCACCCCTAATTCCTGCAAGGGTGCCAATGCCAGCGCACAGGCAAGAACCGGAAGCCCAAGAGACATCTGGATGATCCCCACCTTCAAACGGGTGAAGACTCTTTCCCCGAAGCCGAGAGGAAAAAGGTCCTCAAGAGGGACAGCCCGACCCGCCATCGTATTTATGTGGGTGACACCGCTGATGGCGAGCGACAGGAAAGGAATAATGGCGAGAACGGGTAGCCCGATCACAGCTAGCTCCCAAAATGGTAGCCACCCCGTGTCCAATGCAATCCGGTAGATACAGAGAATGATTAGGATCAACGGAGACCAATAGATGCCTCGCAGGAAAGCAAAACAGGGCCCCTCCAGATACTGCTGCAGAACCCTCTCTCTCCGATCAAACCATTGGAGAAATATCT is from Puniceicoccus vermicola and encodes:
- a CDS encoding Rne/Rng family ribonuclease — encoded protein: MDSSQESPTSKANEPEEEVDIHREELEKPPVEKPVETIPEDQLKEDAAKRSKKQPMVTRIVRALRKEKKDFAELVINSEPLETRVALLRNGVLEKFEVERQGDDRMVGTIYKGKIQNLEPGLKAAFVDIGEPKNAFLHYWDILPAANDNTIEIVRDNKNKEKDGKGGEKQPEKITVKDIPKKYPVGSEIVVQVTKATIGSKGPRTTTNIALPGRFIVLMPFSGQCGISRKIADKGERGRLKKILRDLTIPEGMGVIMRTAGEGKKARYFVRDLHLLLRKWEEIQEKIASSKKPVCLYREPDLVERTVRDFLTEDIDRVIIDDPEDHQRMLGLVGQISSRSKAKIAIFKENIPIFERFNVERQIEQTFMRKVPLPSGGEIVIEETEALVSVDVNTGGHKGGSKDGKDFIVRANLEAAAEVARQIRLRNIGGLIIIDFIDMKQKRDRNAVYQKMRQEMSRDAAKSHVLPISQLGLLQMSRQRHKESHSSGIYTSCPYCSGRGIVKSARSISVEIQRRIVSVSRHSRSSGASEEPLFLRILLHPVNLERLRAEDEAHLIELEKSYNVNLSFRADPSYHVENFKILDGKTGRELR
- a CDS encoding FtsW/RodA/SpoVE family cell cycle protein, with translation MLILALAGVCFIRSAQAYTGGGLWKMQIIWVVLGIGVYAFVSLINYKILLEKAHWFYAGSVFLLVLVETPLGVEIYGSRRWIDLGFFNLQPSELAKISVLIMIASVLARSRIGSFRNSLQTLFKVAGIAVLPMGLIFLQPDLGSTLVFPPLVFGLLYVSKLSDRFFYVSFAIFALLLSVVAFDCYQYYQYSYAAEPELLADESRPDYDELSILPMHDYQRDRILSFVVPELVDPRGIGDSWNVNQSLISIGSGGLFGKGWGLGTQALLGYLPPAVAHNDFIFAVLAEEKGFVGSTLALVLYAVIILNGFRVAGLSRDRFGMLLAVGVSVLLLVHVFINVGMTMGLTPVTGLPLPFMTYGGSFLLSCCVLQGLVQSVYRFRKDFS
- a CDS encoding LOG family protein; translation: MNKEEEFPNPKTPSTKPEKAYKNLSFLNSPAARPIRVLCELAEPGMRLDAADVRNTIVFFGSARNPAPEQAEKLLEETQSRDSGPALSEEAQQQVEARRRQIQRAAKYYRIALDLSRKLTEWSLQQEDADKQFYICSGGGPGIMEAANRGAKEAGGKSIGLGISLPFEQGINAYCDPELSFDFHYFFLRKYWFLFHAKALVVFPGGFGTFDELFEMLTLIQTQKTKKHIRILLMGREFWENTINFSNLVEWGTISPEDVRLFQIIDDVEEAYDLLIEPFASGQVTPGGDPHMMPE